A DNA window from Hordeum vulgare subsp. vulgare chromosome 1H, MorexV3_pseudomolecules_assembly, whole genome shotgun sequence contains the following coding sequences:
- the LOC123401698 gene encoding uncharacterized protein LOC123401698, translating into MIDLNEQPDENNGDPVYCTQHVAGNTEFVVESPNPPMIQKVSVAAAEGIFTDGHSSLMMAAPGNTQIPEAVASESDGHTLDGTGAPSNTGGTVANGFGDENDDEAWSQPKEPRVGMRFDTLEGAKNNYNSYSLQIGFSIKMNTSRKATKTRELIKQQFVCNKFRKPKVDDGGEEKIPMLDEIVDETKDDDQDEDIVFLDDDSKTKKTTKKRKRDTILQTGFKAKMVVKLIDGRWEVIHFVGEHNHPLVDKPSLTKYLRSHQGIPAEEKAFLTHLHNCNLTTCLNNTPSPLQRAPTLTHGRMMHIMSEFYGTELIVPYTTKHITNLKTVLNQDATKEGDMIETDAYFKDQQKEDPDFFYKIKYDEEDRKIQTHILVREGSKDYRTGHLETEMWSSYPIEKQAYDSYTRDSYEKFRDEFQLTARYNVRPHGENLYQVYPNREWVAKYGCRSYFVRVEAGAGDYRCDCCKIERDGMLCCHILKVFNQLGVDEIPTQYILRRWTPLAISDAPPTVEDKPDELPAQTKKELRHANLVMDFGSLARVASASDAATDIVKKHMRGARHEIQNLNMSRKKKPAVPRSGPTGGPEASAGGSAPPPGNTQAKRGHVLDVDGTKEGPFVCRQQKPTSAAGRKKAAVQPGNSISEGGQQQSNSRTATLPRGPPAPVPRPRIVHTLRGVVPQIFGDAALVRGPVPPHMGPRPTNSRASQPMGDAQPNQGPNAANTMYVTSAALEQSPRASASVDGGYGQRPGSFTMQEESGSTFSTTIGQPPARHEHPPLNIASLHATVAAAQGAPMVEPHFGETTATPDPTIPRDPPRSTTKGRAKLKRIESTLELHPKRKNKCSYCGSVNHTGAQCKTRLV; encoded by the exons ATGATTGACCTGAATGAGCAACCTGATGAAAATAATGGTGATCCTGTGTACTGTACACAACATGTTGCTGGAAATACAGAGTTTGTTGTGGAATCACCTAATCCTCCTATGATTCAGAAAGTCAGTGTTGCTGCTGCAGAAGGGATTTTTACAGATGGGCACTCAAGTCTAATGATGGCTGCTCCAGGTAATACACAAATACCTGAAGCAGTAGCTTCTGAGAGTGATGGACATACCCTTGATGGCACAGGTGCACCGAGCAATACTGGTGGGACTGTTGCTAATGGGTTCGGtgatgaaaatgatgatgaagCTTGGTCACAACCAAAGGAGCCTCGTGTGGGCATGAGGTTTGACACTTTGGAAGGCGCAAAAAACAACTACAATTCTTATTCATTGCAGATTGGCTTTTCAATAAAAATGAATACTTCAAGGAAAGCTACAAAAACTAGAGAGCTGATAAAGCAGCAGTTTGTTTGCAACAAGTTTCGAAAGCCTAAGGTCGATGACGGAGGGGAAGAAAAGATTCCTATGCTAGATGAAATTGTTGACGAAACAAAAGATGATGATCAAGATGAGGATATTGTCTTCCTTGATGATGACAGTAAAACCAAAAAGACGACCAAGAAGCGGAAGAGAGATACAATATTGCAAACTGGTTTCAAAGCTAAGATGGTTGTGAAACTAATTGATGGCAGATGGGAAGTGATCCACTTTGTTGGCGAGCACAACCATCCATTGGTTGACAAGCCATCTTTGACTAAGTATCTGCGATCACACCAAGGGATCCCAGCAGAAGAAAAGGCATTCCTTACACATCTTCATAACTGCAATTTGACTACATGTTTAAACAACACCCCTAGCCCCCTACAACGAGCACCAACATTAACACATG GTCGTATGATGCACATCATGTCAGAATTCTatgggacggaactcattgtcccTTATACAACTAAGCACATTACAAACCTCAAGACGGTCTTGAACCAGGATGCTACAAAAGAAGGGGATATGATAGAGACAGATGCATACTTTAAAGATCAGCAGAAAGAAGATCCAGATTTTTTTTATAAGATAAAGTATGATGAGGAGGACAGG AAAATCCAAACACACATACTAGTCCGAGAGGGTTCAAAAGATTACAGGACAGGACACTTGGAGACTGAAATGTGGTCGTCTTACCCCATTGAGAAGCAGGCATATGATTCCTATACTAGGGACTCGTATGAGAAGTTTCGTGATGAGTTTCAGTTGACTGCGAGGTACAACGTGCGACCACATGGTGAAAACTTGTATCAGGTTTACCCAAATCGAGAGTGGGTTGCTAAATATGGTTGTAGGAGCTATTTTGTCAGAGTAGAAGCTGGTGCTGGAGACTACAGATGTGACTGCTGCAAGATTGAGCGGGACGGCATGCTATGCTGCCATATCTTGAAAGTTTTCAACCAACTTGGTGTTGATGAAATCCCAACGCAGTACATACTTAGAAGATGGACACCTTTAGCAATTTCTGATGCACCCCCCACTGTCGAGGATAAACCCGATGAGTTGCCAGcacaaaccaagaaagaactaagGCATGCAAATTTGGTGATGGATTTTGGTAGTCTTGCTCGGGTTGCCAGTGCATCAGATGCTGCAACAGATATTGTGAAGAAGCACATGCGTGGGGCACGTCATGAGATCCAAAATCTCAAcatgtcaaggaagaagaagccgGCAGTACCTCGCTCTGGGCCCACTGGTGGTCCTGAAGCATCAGCTGGTGGTTCTGCACCACCACCTGGTAATACTCAGGCAAAAAGAGGACATGTGTTGGATGTTGATGGAACTAAAGAAGGTCCTTTTGTTTGTAGGCAGCAGAAACCTACTTCCGCAGCAGGGAGGAAAAAAGCAGCAGTGCAGCCCGGTAACTCTATCAGTGAAGGTGGACAGCAACAATCAAACAGTAGGACTGCAACACTACCCAGGGGGCCTCCAGCGCCAGTGCCAAGGCCAAGGATTGTGCATACACTAAGAGGGGTTGTGCCACAAATATTTGGGGATGCAGCACTAGTGAGAGGCCCTGTTCCACCACATATGGGTCCTAGACCAACAAACTCGCGTGCATCACAACCTATGGGGGATGCACAACCAAACCAGGGCCCTAACGCAGCAAACACAATGTATGTGACTAGTGCTGCACTTGAACAATCACCTAGAGCGTCAGCATCAGTTGATGGTGGGTATGGACAGCGTCCCGGTTCTTTTACAATGCAAGAAGAAAGTGGCAGCACATTTTCAACTACCATTGGGCAACCTCCTGCTAGACATGAACACCCGCCACTCAATATAGCATCACTACATGCAACTGTTGCGGCCGCGCAAGGTGCTCCCATGGTTGAACCACATTTTGGGGAAACTACTGCCACACCTGACCCTACAATTCCTAGAGACCCTCCAAGATCAACTACAAAAGGTAGGGCAAAGTTAAAAAGAATTGAATCAACACTTGAGCTGCACCCGAAGAGGAAAAACAAGTGCAGCTATTGTGGGTCTGTTAACCACACTGGTGCACAGTGCAAGACCAGACTGGTGTGA